The following proteins are co-located in the Pyricularia oryzae 70-15 chromosome 1, whole genome shotgun sequence genome:
- a CDS encoding NEDD8-activating enzyme E1 catalytic subunit, protein MAADTEMIAGVDTSSQRWHYLDRIRTKPGSFTDMDSFDPDSCVSSMEKMSVLVIGAGGLGCEILKNLALTGFKNIHVIDMDTIDISNLNRQFLFRKDDVGKYKAEVAARFVEKRVKDVKITPHNCRIQEFDDDFYMQFQLVVCGLDSIEARRWINAKLCDMVDMDNPDSFKPLIDGGTEGFKGQSRVIFPTMTACIECQLEIYAPRPAVPLCTIATIPRQPEHCIEWAHIIAWEKEKPFPALDKDDPEHITWLFQKAADRAKEYGIQGVTYSLTQGVVKNIIPAIASTNAIIAASCCNEAFKIASNAAPPLGLEENYMMYTGDAGIYTFTYKYERKPDCPVCGNEARQLEVDPSWTLQELVDHLAVQPAAQLKKPSIRAEGKSLYVQMTPDLEKATRGNLTKTLTELGLVSGQEIAVTDPAFVSTVFQYRLQFK, encoded by the exons ATGGCGGCGGACACAGAGATGATTGCCGGTGTCGATACAAGCTCACAACGATG GCATTATCTGGACAGAATAAGGACCAAACCAGGTTCTTTCACTGACATGGACAGCTTTGACCCGGATAGCTGTGTTTCAAGCATGGAAAAGATGTCTGTTCT GGTAAT AGGTGCTGGCGGACTTGGATGTGAGATTTTGAAGAACCTGGCCTTGACAGGCTTTAAAAACATACATGTTATCGACATGG ATACCATAGATATTTCCAACCTGAACAGGCAATTTCTGTTCCGCAAGGATGATGTTGGAAAGTACAAGGCAGAAGTCGCCGCCCGCTTTGTCGAGAAGCGGGTAAAGGACGTTAAGATCACGCCTCATAACTGCCGCATCCAGGAGTTTGACGACGACTTCTATATGCAGTTCCAGCTTGTCGTCTGCGGGCTGGACAGCATCGAGGCCCGCCGGTGGATAAACGCCAAGCTGTGCGACATGGTTGACATGGACAACCCGGACTCTTTCAAGCCGCTCATCGACGGCGGCACCGAAGGCTTCAAGGGCCAGTCTCGGGTCATCTTCCCCACCATGACGGCTTGCATCGAGTGCCAGCTCGAGATCTACGCCCCTCGGCCTGCCGTCCCGCTCTGCACCATCGCTACCATCCCGCGCCAGCCAGAGCACTGTATCGAGTGGGCACACATTATCGCCTGGGAAAAGGAGAAACCGTTCCCAGCCCTAGACAAGGACGACCCGGAGCACATCACATGGCTGTTCCAGAAGGCGGCGGACCGCGCCAAGGAGTATGGCATCCAGGGTGTCACCTACTCGCTGACCCAGGGCGTGGTCAAGAACATCATCCCCGCCATCGCCTCGACCAACGCTATAATCGCCGCCAGCTGCTGCAACGAGGCCTTCAAGATCGCCAGCAACGCCGCACCCCCGCTCGGCCTTGAGGAGAACTACATGATGTATACGGGAGACGCCGGCATCTATACCTTCACCTACAAGTACGAGCGCAAACCCGACTGCCCCGTCTGCGGGAACGAGGCCCGCCAGCTCGAGGTCGATCCGAGCTGGACGCTGCAGGAGCTCGTCGACCACCTCGCGGTCCAGCCAGCCGCTCAGCTCAAGAAGCCCAGTATTCGCGCCGAAGGCAAGTCGCTGTACGTGCAGATGACGCCCGATCTCGAGAAGGCCACAAGGGGAAATCTCACCAAAACCCTGACCGAGCTAGGTTTGGTCAGCGGGCAGGAGATTGCCGTGACGGACCCGGCGTTTGTGAGCACGGTATTCCAATACAGGCTGCAGTTCAAGTGA
- a CDS encoding oligosaccharyltransferase alpha subunit translates to MKLWTAIPAALSLLSFATASSVRLPSTFKPPQVFKNVNLVHVISLEKIYAKEQVNVLIENIASTPQDEYFFPFTIDELSRVGGFEVKDRKNEDAGPFTVEAVEFDPKSDLQYYRIRLPTPLKAGGQQTLGITYNILKAVRPLPAQVTQDGSQFLAYRFSAYCPSAYVTSKQKTEVKFSSSNVPDYTKLPSVDGDKPNPAKQGSKLTYGPFDEKPAGAVEPVQVRFEFTKPVTHIARLERDIEVSHWGGNVAFEERYTLFNMGANLSSQFSRVKWATQSYHNSPTHALKEIKFPLRVGSADVYYYDVIGNVSTSRFRSNKREALLEVKPRYPIFGGWKFPFTIGWNADAKNFVRRTSEGKYVLNVPFLEGPKQPEGIEYSQVQLRLLLPEGATNVKYHTKTPSSSIMSVEVGTQKTYLDTIGRTSLVITAHNLIDEHRDRELVVSYDYSLVASLRKPLVIFTSMMGVFALVWAAGQVETKFSYKK, encoded by the exons TCAAGAACGTCAACCTGGTTCATGTCATATCTCTTGAGAAGATATATGCCAAGGAGCAGGTCAATGTCCTGATTGAGAATATCGCCAGCACTCCTCAGGATGAGTACTTTTTCCCGTTTACGATCGACGAGCTGTCGCGGGTGGGCGGGTTCGAGGTGAAGGACCGGAAGAACGAAGATGCAGGCCCATTTACGGTGGAAGCAGTTGAGTTCGACCCAAAGAG CGACCTGCAGTACTACCGGATACGATTGCCTACTCCACTAAAAGCTGGAGGTCAGCAGACATTGGGAATCACCTACAACATCCTGAAGGCGGTTAGGCCGCTGCCTGCGCAAGTGACCCAGGACGGGAGCCAGTTCCTTGCGTACCGCTTCTCTGCGTACTGTCCGTCGGCCTATGTCACCTCGAAGCAAAAGACAGAAGTCAAGTTCTCTTCATCTAATGTCCCCGACTACACCAAACTTCCCTCCGTCGATGGCGACAAGCCCAACCCGGCAAAGCAGGGCTCCAAGCTCACCTAtggcccctttgacgagaagcCTGCCGGCGCTGTCGAGCCCGTCCAGGTCAGGTTCGAGTTCACCAAGCCCGTGACGCACATTGCCCGCCTGGAGCGGGATATTGAGGTCAGCCACTGGGGTGGAAATGTTGCTTTCGAGGAGCGCTACACTCTTTTCAACATGGGCGCCAACCTCAGCTCGCAGTTCAGCCGTGTCAAGTGGGCCACCCAAAGCTACCACAACTCTCCCACACATGCTCTCAAGGAAATCAAGTTCCCTCTTCGTGTGGGCAGTGCCGATGTGTACTACTACGATGTCATCGGCAATGTCTCTACCTCGAGGTTTCGCAGCAACAAGCGTGAAGCCCTTCTGGAGGTGAAGCCGCGTTACCCCATCTTTGGTGGTTGGAAGTTCCCTTTTACCATCGGATGGAATGCCGATGCCAAGAACTTTGTGCGCCGTACTAGCGAGGGTAAATACGTGCTCAACGTGCCTTTTCTGGAGGGACCCAAGCAGCCCGAAGGTATCGAGTACAGCCAGGTTCAGTTACGACTGCTGCTTCCCGAGGGAGCCAC TAACGTAAAGTACCACACCAAGACCCCTTCTTCATCGATCATGTCTGTTGAGGTTGGAACGCAGAAGACGTATCTGGATACAATCGGAAGGACATCTTTGGTGATCACAGCACACAATCTCATTGATGAGCACCGCGACCGGGAGCTTGTAGTATCATACGACTACTCGCTCGTCGCAAGCTTGCGGAAGCCCTTGGTGATCTTCACGAGCATGATGGGCGTTTTTGCGCTCGTCTGGGCTGCGGGCCAAGTCGAAACCAAGTTTTCTTACAAGAAGTAG
- a CDS encoding sphingolipid long chain base-responsive protein LSP1, with the protein MNRSFSIRSSKGQRSGAQNGGGAHANRNRGGFLKSLRGPLNNQPELSRRLYKLIKSENTLVGAHETAGRERISIATQLSEWGERTPDPAVADLSDKLGVVLAEVGEQEDAYAHAIEDSRSMLKHIRNTERSVQPSRESRGKLVDEIARLKSKEPQSARLVILEQELVRAEAENLVAEAQLFNMTRKSLKAAYEAEFLATIERAEKQIILARHGRRLLELLDEEAVVPGAAIPEYHGAADSRQIVCDCEDDLGNWRPDYRLESEQAASSTPAMSETNGSKKEATVAPVPATTTEAEQSPVINQNGKASEVA; encoded by the exons AT GAATCGAAGCTTCTCCATACGCTCCAGCAAAGGGCAGCGCTCAGGCGCGCAGAATGGCGGAGGCGCACACGCGAACCGCAACCGAGGCGGGTTCCTCAAGTCGCTGCGCGGCCCGCTCAACAATCAGCCCGAGCTCTCGCGCCGGCTGTACAAGCTCATCAAGTCGGAGAACACGCTAGTCGGGGCGCACGAGACCGCCGGGCGGGAGCGCATCTCGATCGCCACACAGCTGTCCGAGTGGGGCGAGCGCACTCCTGACCCAGCCGTCGCCGACCTTTCGGACAAGCTGGGCGTCGTTCTGGCCGAGGTGGGCGAGCAGGAGGATGCATACGCGCATGCGATCGAGGACAGCCGTTCCATGCTCAAGCACATTCGCAACACGGAAAGGAGCGTTCAGCCCAGCCGGGAGAGTCGGGGAAAGCTAGTGGATGAGATTGCACGCCTCAAGAGCAAGGAGCCGCAGAGCGCGAGGCTGGTGATCCTTGAGCAGGAGCTCGTCCGGGCTGAGGCGGAGAATCTCGTGGCCGAAGCGCAGCTGTTCAACATG acaagaaaaagcctCAAGGCAGCCTACGAAGCCGAGTTCCTCGCCACCATCGAGCGTGCCGAAAAACAGATAATCCTCGCGCGCCACGGCAGAAGActccttgagctcctcgACGAGGAGGCAGTGGTTCCGGGGGCAGCCATTCCCGAGTACCATGGAGCAGCGGACAGTCGGCAGATAGTGTGCGACTGCGAAGACGACCTCGGGAACTGGCGGCCAGACTACCGCTTGGAGTCTGAGCAGGCGGCGTCGTCAACTCCGGCGATGAGCGAGACCAACGGCAGCAAGAAAGAGGCGACCGTGGCTCCGGTGCCAGCAACCACCACAG AAGCTGAACAATCTCCGGTGATTAACCAGAACGGGAAAGCGAGTGAAGTGGCGTAG
- a CDS encoding COX17 protein, with translation MGQQASVPTKMPATTAPAQTANAADANKPKPCCVCKDEKAARDECMLFSNAKDPAEDCKTKIEQYKSCMAGFGFKV, from the exons ATGGGACAGCAAGCTTCAGTACCAACAAAAATGC CTGCAACCACCGCGCCGGCGCAAACCGCCAATGCAGCCGACGCCAACAAGCCCAAG CCCTGCTGTGTTTGCAAAGATGAAAAGGCAGCTCGCGACGAGTGCATGCTTTTCTCCAACGCCAAGGACCCAGCCGAGGATTGCAAGACAAAGATAGAACAGTACAAGAGCTGCATGGCGGGCTTTGGATTCAAGGTCTGA
- a CDS encoding DNA-directed RNA polymerase I and III subunit RPAC1, whose amino-acid sequence MPSQTSLSSEELNRRKLVGINKETVTNTISTDYPGAHYGEEHAWDVNEFSQHLNIQFHQNDPSLASFSLIGVDASIANAFRRIMIAEIPSLAIERVFITNNTSVIQDEVLAQRLGLVPLKGSKEGLRKFMKPFKRTETGGFDNSFDFNTVNLRLNVKCTRNPDAKPGENDPNKAYIKPNVYASDIEFVPAGQQTDYFSGDGAIVPVNPDILIAKLRPGQGIDLEMHAHIGYGWDHAKFSPVCTASYRLMPIIDIVKPIVGADAEKFRDCFPDGVIRLQPVTAAEAKEKGSGYEGHKGEMKAVVNDPMRDTVSRECLRHAEFEGKVKLGRRRDHFIFSIESAGQWDSDELFLASIAELKSKCKKLEEQVLNMVR is encoded by the exons ATGCCTTCACAAACAAGTCTGAGCTCTGAAGAGCTGAACAGGCGAAAG CTTGTTGGTATCAACAAGGAGACAGTTACAAATACGATATCGACTGATTATCCTGGCGCACACTATGGCGAGGAGCACGCCTGGGACGTGAACGAGTTTTCCCAGCATCTCAACATACAATTCCACCAGAATGACCCCAGCCTAGCGTCATTCAGTCTAATCGGCGTCGACGCCTCCATCGCAAATGCCTTCCGCCGTATCATGATCGCCGAGATCCCCTCCCTCGCCATCGAGCGAGTTTTCATAACCAACAACACCTCTGTAATACAGGATGAGGTGCTCGCCCAACGCCTGGGTCTCGTCCCACTCAAGGGATCCAAGGAGggcctgcgcaagttcaTGAAGCCCTTCAAGAGGACCGAGACGGGCGGCTTCGACAACTCGTTCGACTTCAACACAGTGAACCTCCGGCTCAACGTCAAGTGCACCCGGAACCCCGACGCGAAGCCGGGTGAGAATGACCCGAACAAGGCCTACATCAAGCCCAACGTCTACGCCAGCGACATCGAGTTCGTGCCCGCCGGCCAGCAGACCGACTACTTTTCGGGCGACGGCGCCATAGTGCCCGTGAACCCGGACATCCTGATCGCCAAGCTGCGGCCGGGCCAGGGCATCGACCTCGAGATGCACGCCCACATCGGCTACGGCTGGGACCACGCAAAGTTCTCGCCCGTCTGCACTGCCTCGTATCGCCTCATGCCCATCATCGACATCGTCAAGCCCatcgtcggcgccgacgccgaaAAGTTCCGCGACTGCTTCCCCGACGGCGTCATCAGGCTGCAGCCCGtcaccgccgccgaggccaaggagaaggGCAGCGGCTACGAGGGCCACAAGGGCGAGATGAAGGCCGTCGTCAACGACCCCATGCGCGACACCGTCAGTAGGGAGTGCCTGCGACATGCCGAGTTCGAGGGCAAGGTCAAGTTGGGCCGCAGGCGGGACCATTTCATTTTCTCGATTGAGAGCGCCGGGCAGTGGGATAGTGATGAGCTCTTCCTGGCTTCCATCGCGGAGCTCAAGTCCAAGTGCAAGAAGCTAGAGGAGCAGGTTCTTAACATGGTTAGGTGA